GCAGCCACCATCCCATCTGAGACCCTGGAGTCTAAGCCAGATTCTGGCAAACCTGAAGCCACACCAGTCGAGCCAGTAACAACTCCGGCCCAGCCATCTCTTGCTCCATCACCAACACCGCAACTAGCACCTCAGGCTGAACTACCCCTTGCATCACCACCTCCGACAGTCATAGCGCCGCCTTCACCACCATCAATACTCCAGCCAGAAGCAGTGGAGCCAGCTAGCCCAACAAAGCCACCAACAAAGCCAGATGTAGCAACTCCTTCAGTGGCAGTTGAGTCGAAACCTGCGGTTGATGCAGTTCCAACCGAGGCAGTACCATCCCCAATTTCCGAGCAAGCTCCATCTGCTCCAGCACCTGCGACTCCAGTTCCAACAACATTGCCTGCTACTTAGAAAGTACTCTGTGATGGTTACCTAAGGCGTTGATAAACGCAGATATGAATTCCTTCGTCCCACCCCTTTTCTCTGAGGAGAAGGGAGTCAGAACTCTTGCTCCCTCTCCCTTGGGAAAGGGCTAGGGTGGGAGTTGCAAGCAGCTCAAGCACGAGAACCATACTTCTGTTCAGCAACGCTGCTATCTAACTCTATGTAAGCCATTGAAGCATGATCGCACCTAATTGACTTGCTTCCAGTGAGTAATAATGGACGAGAGGGCTTCTGGTTGGAATGATTTCTTTACGATCGGGGTTCAAAGCTTCTTGGGATGTGAGTTAAACGTTTTAGCATGGCTAGGATTTTAATTGTTGAAGATGAGCAAGTTACGGCATCGGATTTACGGGAAACACTAATTGGATTAGGGCACGCGGTAGTAGGGGTGACAGCATCTGGACGAGAGGCTATTGAACTGGCTCAGCAAACAACTCCTGACCTAGTGCTCATGGATATTTATTTAGAAAGTGATGTGAATGGCATAGCAGCTACCCAAGAAATCTATCAACGATTGCAGATTCCAGTAGTTTATTTAACGGCTTATACGGATGAATCGACTCTGCAAAGTGCTCTTCAGACCTATCCTTTTGGGTATTTATCCAAGCCTTGGCAAGACAGTTTACTAAACATCAGCATTGAGGTCACTTTACGACGATCGCAGATGGAAAAAACTATGCTGACTCAGGCTAGCGAGCTAGCTCGGATGTTAGATAGCTTGCCAGATGCTGCGATCGCCACTGATGAGGCAGGTAAAATTACTCGCATGAACCCTACGGCTGAAGTCTTGACGGGTTGGTCTCGATCCGATGCCATTGGTTTGCCCGTAGAGCAGGTGCTGAAGCTGATTCATCCTCAAACTCGCGAGCCAGTTGAAAATCCTCTGTTGCGAGCCATGCAGGAAAACCAATGCGTCAGTATTGCCCATCCTTGCCTATTGTTGACCAAGAGTGGTCATGAGGTTGCGATTGGTGACAGAGCTGCACCGATTTATGGCAATGATGGTGCTATCCAAGGTAGCGTAGCGGTTATTCAACAAATTGAGCAATCATCATCTGCTGCCCAGTTGCCTAGTCAATTGCCAGCCAAAGCAATTCAGTTACACCAGGCGATCGCCTGTATGCGAGGATTACGGCGGGTTCTGGCTCGTCTAAATGAATGCACCAACTTTCAGAGATGGCTGCAAATCGTATTGACTGAAATCGGCATCGCGATTGCAGCGGAGTATGGCTGGATTAGCTTAGTGTCCTCAGGCTACAACACTGCTACTGTCACTGCTGACTATGTAGGTGAAAACTATGGAGGTATTACGCTAACCATTGGCTCACAACTACCTCTAGACCAAGTAACTATCTACTACAGTCAACTCGAATCCTTAGTGTATTGGCTTGCCCCTAATCCAAGAGAACTGCCTAGACCTTATCAGTCGATCGTAACCGACCCTGCCCATGTCGCTATTTTTCCTCTCAAGGAAAATCGGCACCTATTAGGAGAGATTGGACTTTGTTGCTCTAGCCCTTGGACAGTATTGGAAGCTGAGTTCATGGCTCAGGTAATTCAACAGTGCAGTTTACTCTGGGAACAGCACGCTACAAGGCTCCAGAGTAGTCGAGATAGCGGTAGTCATCCAATTGACCCCACGACAGCTACGGGTATCACAAATGTTACAGATGCATGGTCGTTAGAGGGCCACAATTCGTTACGCAGCATCCATACGCTAGTCGCTACAATCCGCCAACTTGTAGCCTCCCTGCGATCGATGGCGAATGTTGCTTGGCAAGGAGCTCCTGAACGTCAGCGCTTGTGGCAAGAGATGGAGCAGTATCTTGAAGTGCTCTATGTTGAATGGCAACAGGAACTTCATCTCTGGGAGGCGTTGCGCATTGGTCAAGTAGATGAATCGCCTCCTCACTTAGCTGCTGACCGTCTAAATCTGTCAGATTGGTTGCCAGCAGTTATAGCACCAGTCGTTAGTCAAGCCGCCCGTCGTCAGCAAACAGTGCACTATCAGATTGCTGACAATATGTCACCGATTGCGATACAGGCTGATAGCTTGAAGCACATCGTCACTGAGCTATTAACCAATGCCAGTAAACATAGTCCGATCGGAGCCAGGATTACCTTGTCTGCCCGCATCATCAGTCAGCACCTAGAACTGCAAATCACCAATACAGGGGTAAAAATTCCAGAACGAGAAATACGACGGATCTTTGAGCCGTTTTATCGGGTTCAAAGTTCTGTTGCTGGAACTACCGATGGCCTAGGACTGGGACTAACCCTAGTAAAAAAACTGGTAACACAGCTAAACGGTGATATTAAAATCACTACACCTCGTTTGAATGAAACCAGTGTAGTTGTAATCTTTCCTGTAGGGGGTGCTTCAGATAGTCACAGTTATTATTAATCACCTCTGAAG
This genomic interval from Cyanobacteriota bacterium contains the following:
- a CDS encoding response regulator; its protein translation is MARILIVEDEQVTASDLRETLIGLGHAVVGVTASGREAIELAQQTTPDLVLMDIYLESDVNGIAATQEIYQRLQIPVVYLTAYTDESTLQSALQTYPFGYLSKPWQDSLLNISIEVTLRRSQMEKTMLTQASELARMLDSLPDAAIATDEAGKITRMNPTAEVLTGWSRSDAIGLPVEQVLKLIHPQTREPVENPLLRAMQENQCVSIAHPCLLLTKSGHEVAIGDRAAPIYGNDGAIQGSVAVIQQIEQSSSAAQLPSQLPAKAIQLHQAIACMRGLRRVLARLNECTNFQRWLQIVLTEIGIAIAAEYGWISLVSSGYNTATVTADYVGENYGGITLTIGSQLPLDQVTIYYSQLESLVYWLAPNPRELPRPYQSIVTDPAHVAIFPLKENRHLLGEIGLCCSSPWTVLEAEFMAQVIQQCSLLWEQHATRLQSSRDSGSHPIDPTTATGITNVTDAWSLEGHNSLRSIHTLVATIRQLVASLRSMANVAWQGAPERQRLWQEMEQYLEVLYVEWQQELHLWEALRIGQVDESPPHLAADRLNLSDWLPAVIAPVVSQAARRQQTVHYQIADNMSPIAIQADSLKHIVTELLTNASKHSPIGARITLSARIISQHLELQITNTGVKIPEREIRRIFEPFYRVQSSVAGTTDGLGLGLTLVKKLVTQLNGDIKITTPRLNETSVVVIFPVGGASDSHSYY